A genome region from Eurosta solidaginis isolate ZX-2024a chromosome 2, ASM4086904v1, whole genome shotgun sequence includes the following:
- the LOC137241660 gene encoding putative nuclease HARBI1, with product MAFEFVANNLTQNVTASSASRIDRRLLRDIDDPFELEHAEFKKLYRVSPDIVMGLADRLHENLRGQRISAISEEKQVLCALRFYATGCYQRPVGEQWGISMSQSSISRCIHRVTDAINEKGLFDEIKFPMTQEERQAAKEVFSSAPAPFVGGTIGAIDCTHVSILAPKVHEEAYVNHHGYHSINVQMICDPNLKILNVNAKFPGARHDAYIWSSCAARRAMQRAHENGNRHMFLIGDSGYPLEPWLMTPLPNQPEGTPKFRYNEALCKARNPIERLFGVLKGTWRCLSRQRVLLYEPCFAGKIVNACSTLHNIRLREQSFEIDDIDPILVEHAVTNSEETFNSISSAGKRVQERLIANVFS from the exons atggcATTTGAGTTTGTAGCGAATAATTTAACGCAAAATGTAACAGCGTCGAGTGCATCAAGAATAGATAGGCGCTTGCTCAGGGATATCGATGATCCTTTTGAGCTTGAGCATGCAGAATTCAAAAAACTGTACCGCGTATCTCCGGATATTGTGATGGGACTTGCTGATCGGCTACACGAAAATCTAAGAGGACAGAGGATCTCAGCAATATCGGAAGAGAAACAG GTTTTGTGTGCCTTACGTTTTTATGCCACTGGATGTTATCAACGGCCTGTAGGAGAACAGTGGGGAATTTCGATGAGCCAGTCTTCCATCAGCCGATGTATCCATAGGGTGACTGATGCAATAAATGAGAAAGGGCTTTTCGACGAAATCAAGTTTCCTATGACGCAGGAAGAACGACAAGCTGCCAAAGAAGTATTTTCGTCAGCACCTGCGCCCTTCGTTGGAGGAACGATAGGAGCGATTGACTGTACGCACGTTTCCATTTTAGCTCCAAAAGTTCATGAGGAAGCGTACGTTAATCATCATGGATATCATTCCATAAATGTGCAAATG ATATGTgacccaaatttaaaaattttaaatgtgaaTGCCAAGTTTCCGGGAGCACGTCATGACGCATATATTTGGAGTAGTTGTGCAGCTCGGCGAGCAATGCAGAGAGCCCATGAAAATGGGAATCGTCATATGTTTTTAATAG GTGATTCTGGGTACCCATTAGAGCCGTGGCTTATGACACCACTACCGAACCAGCCTGAGGGTACTCCCAAGTTTCGATATAACGAGGCTTTATGCAAAGCTCGAAATCCCATCGAGAGACTCTTTGGTGTTTTGAAAGGAACTTGGAGATGTCTTTCACGGCAAAGAGTTCTTTTGTATGAACCGTGCTTCGCCGGGAAAATTGTAAATGCTTGCTCAACATTACACAATATTCGTTTGCGTGAGCAGAGCTTTGAGATTGATGACATCGACCCAATTTTGGTGGAACATGCTGTGACCAACTCAGAAGAAACCTTTAACTCGATATCTTCAGCTGGAAAACGGGTCCAAGAGAGACTCATAGCAAATGTTTTCTCCTGA
- the LOC137240247 gene encoding uncharacterized protein, translated as MASTSAAAKRNRTSQEQLRALVDLLTVNDGLATGKFQRQHGRIEYLRKWRELPEKLNAIGGATKTIEQWQTVWRDLKGRTSNRVRDRNVQRAQTGNRPITLPAPNEMEMRVLNLIGEKYVEGSHDCPDTMEEEEELRLIFEDNDEEAVTPTVECVVAATPSATPDQTLRRGSKRKNKEQEADDDEEAVECGMATTPSAHHSRGSRAFSATPAQTQRRGLKGKRADAEADKTRRFLEIAEVQAQTHRILAENETKRLENEAKLIEMQAKQNEALFAIVKEIGKWSDAFNRLSDRL; from the exons ATGGCGTCCACAAGTGCTGCTGCTAAGCGAAACCGGACATCACAGGAGCAGTTACGGGCACTAGTTGACCTTCTCACTGTGAACGACGGACTGGCAACAGGAAAATTCCAGCGTCAACATGGAAGGATTGAGTACTTGAGGAAATGGAGAGAGTTGCCAGAAAAGCTCAACGCTATTGGAGGAGCTACAAAAACTATAGAACAATGGCAAACG GTGTGGCGCGATTTAAAAGGCCGCACGAGCAACCGCGTTCGGGACCGAAATGTGCAAAGAGCCCAAACAGGCAATCGGCCAATTACCCTCCCGGCGCCGAATGAAATGGAGATGCGTGTGTTAAATTTAATTGGGGAAAAATATGTTGAAGGCTCACACGATTGCCCGGATACAATGGAAGAAGAAGAG GAGCTGCGTTTGATTTTCGAGGACAATGACGAGGAGGCGGTGACTCCGACTGTAGAATGTGTAGTTGCTGCAACACCGTCCGCTACCCCCGACCAAACACTGCGCAGGGgttcaaaaaggaaaaataagGAGCAAGAAGCTGATGATGACGAGGAGGCTGTTGAATGTGGGATGGCTACAACACCGTCCGCTCATCACTCGAGAGGGTCTAGGGCATTTTCTGCTACCCCCGCACAAACACAACGTAGGGGCTTAAAAGGTAAGCGTGCTGACGCAGAAGCCGACAAAACGCGGCGATTTTTAGAAATCGCTGAAGTGCAGGCTCAAACACACAGG ATACTGGCAGAAAATGAGACCAAACGATTGGAAAATGAGGCCAAGCTAATTGAAATGCAAGCGAAGCAGAACGAGGCATTGTTTGCAATTGTTAAAGAAATTGGAAAGTGGTCGGATGCGTTTAACCGGCTGTCTGATAGGCTATAA
- the LOC137241659 gene encoding arginine kinase-like, with the protein MRHINVVERVTAELKTGLACGRVSSGSEEAHKVTAAAVFDVAFAFNAFVTTVEYNIAEHAAARETARKHLKRLLNCCNNSLLRKYLRREVLDVYSMTTTSPPTEANLYDCIQSGITHHSSSCGVYAADAESYDVFNKLFDPIIRDYHGQFENDSDLLQKDTDWDNVEEIENLDPERKHILSARIRIARNLEGYPYFPKLREKQYVEIEEKVRSAAEGLDGEHTGSYYTMADIEPEIQHEMVSRHILFKCGDEFLSTAGCYRFWPTGRGIFHNPAETCLIWVNAEDHLRIISMAKCGDLGDVYNRLVTGLTELERSLQFARHPRYGNLTACPTNLGTTLRAWVHIRLPLLSQQEDKLKAMAEELNVQIRGTGGENTQIEDGIMDISNKRRLGFTEFELVKSLQEGIVALIAAEEELEACGGED; encoded by the exons ATGAGACACA TTAATGTAGTAGAGAGAGTAACAGCAGAACTAAAAACAGGTTTAGCATGTGGTAGAGTATCATCTGGCAGCGAAGAAGCACACAAAGTAACAGCAGCAGCAGTATTCGACGTAGCTTTCGCATTTAATGCATTTGTGACAACAGTAGAATATAACATAGCTGAACACGCCGCCGCACGAGAGACTG CAAGAAAACACCTGAAGAGGTTGCTGAATTGCTGCAATAATTCACTGTTACGCAAATATTTGAGGCGTGAAGTCTTAGACGTGTATTCAATGACCACAACATCACCGCCTACCGAAGCTAATCTCTACGATTGCATACAATCGGGTATAACTCATCATAGCTCAAGTTGTGGTGTTTATGCAGCCGATGCCGAGTCTTATGATGTATTTAATAAACTTTTCGATCCGATCATACGAGATTATCATGGCCAATTTGAAAACGATAGTGATTTATTACAAAAGGATACAGATTGGGATAATGTGGaagaaatagaaaatttggaTCCGGAACGCAAGCATATACTCTCGGCGCGTATACGTATTGCCCGTAATCTAGAAGGTTATCCATATTTTCCGAAATTGCGTGAGAAGCAGTATGTGGAAATTGAAGAGAAGGTACGTTCCGCAGCTGAAGGATTGGATGGTGAACATACTGGCTCCTATTATACAATGGCTGATATTGAGCCAGAGATTCAACATGAAATGGTGTCACGTCATATACTCTTCAAATGCGGCGATGAGTTCTTGAGCACAGCTGGTTGCTATCGCTTTTGGCCGACTGGGCGTGGCATATTTCATAATCCAGCTGAAACATGCTTAATTTGGGTTAATGCGGAGGATCATTTGCGCATTATTTCTATGGCTAAATGTGGTGATTTAG GTGATGTTTACAATCGTTTGGTCACTGGCCTTACAGAATTAGAAAGGTCTTTACAATTTGCACGTCATCCACGTTATGGCAATTTGACCGCATGCCCGACTAATCTTGGTACCACACTTCGTGCTTGGGTACATATACGCTTGCCTTTGTTGTCTCAGCAGGAAGATAAACTTAAAGCAATGGCTGAGGAATTGAATGTACAAATCCGTGGTACTGGTGGTGAAAATACCCAAATAGAGGATGGTATAATGGATATATCGAATAAACGTCGTTTGGGTTTTACCGAATTCGAGTTGGTTAAGTCCTTGCAAGAGGGTATCGTGGCATTAATTGCCGCCGAAGAGGAACTCGAAGCATGTGGCGGTGAGGATTAG